The Nostoc sp. 'Lobaria pulmonaria (5183) cyanobiont' genome window below encodes:
- a CDS encoding aromatic ring-hydroxylating dioxygenase subunit alpha, whose protein sequence is MPFTDFWYIVALSEQLQPNKVLPRTILGEWLAIFRGEDGQPVALRDRCLHRNSRLSVGKVCDGTLQCPYHGWVYDGVGNVIAVPAEGNDFKPSPQRRAKCYATKEQDGYVYVRLADTPSVDFEPFSMPHYRETGWETVRVINRFANNVTNCAENFIDIPHTAFVHPGVFRTSRQQKLEMTVERCNGSVLVEYRNENSNLGWYSRFLNLQGAEIKHSDRFYMPNITSVEYKMAHNRHLFITSQSIPETDNSTLVYTDVTYNYGIWNKLARPFVRWTAQHIIRQDVEILGIQGEAIAKYGTQFYNTSADTIHIFVESIITAISRGEDPRLLPNQSVKVTFWV, encoded by the coding sequence ATGCCATTTACAGATTTCTGGTACATTGTCGCACTCAGCGAACAATTACAACCTAACAAGGTATTACCACGAACCATATTAGGAGAATGGTTAGCGATATTTCGCGGTGAAGATGGACAACCCGTAGCTTTGCGCGATCGCTGTTTACACCGTAATAGCCGTCTATCAGTAGGTAAAGTCTGTGACGGTACTTTACAATGTCCCTATCATGGTTGGGTATACGACGGGGTTGGGAACGTTATTGCTGTTCCAGCCGAAGGAAATGACTTCAAACCTTCCCCACAGCGTCGAGCCAAGTGTTACGCTACCAAAGAACAAGATGGCTATGTTTATGTGCGGTTAGCTGATACCCCAAGCGTTGATTTTGAACCCTTTTCTATGCCTCACTACAGAGAAACAGGATGGGAAACGGTGCGGGTAATTAACCGTTTTGCTAACAATGTTACTAATTGTGCGGAGAACTTTATTGATATTCCCCATACGGCTTTTGTTCATCCTGGTGTTTTCCGTACTTCCCGCCAACAAAAGTTAGAGATGACTGTAGAACGCTGCAATGGTTCGGTTTTGGTGGAGTATCGCAATGAAAACAGTAATTTGGGATGGTACAGCCGTTTTCTGAATTTGCAGGGTGCAGAGATTAAACATAGCGATCGCTTTTATATGCCAAATATTACCTCTGTGGAATATAAAATGGCACACAATCGCCATTTGTTCATTACCAGTCAATCTATTCCAGAAACTGATAATTCCACTCTGGTTTACACGGATGTCACCTACAACTATGGTATCTGGAATAAATTAGCACGTCCCTTTGTGCGGTGGACTGCTCAACACATTATCCGCCAAGATGTGGAAATTTTGGGTATTCAGGGGGAAGCGATCGCTAAATACGGGACACAATTTTATAATACGTCGGCAGACACAATTCATATATTTGTAGAGTCAATTATCACAGCTATATCTCGTGGAGAAGATCCGCGTTTATTGCCAAATCAATCAGTAAAAGTTACATTTTGGGTTTAA
- a CDS encoding ferritin-like domain-containing protein, whose translation MDLKYNIVGFDLPHTDSHDRLQKILTAALPNQNNYAPYPQLNYWNAEFFNLHQVKSFQESNINEQSAILELANRSLLEESYFIEKAGVGYMAKMVLLAETVEERMLYGLFTADEATHLHQISHFLPEMEVSSMNDAFLRLLSEVVESTDRTVLLFVLQVVLEGWGLSHYRRLAKQCRYPVLAELFSSFLQSESRHHATGTTLFNQLTVSAFSQTTILDVLAQFLFMVQVGPQSVLAAVEQVKGHLTRSQKIQILEELNTETHSGTRLQILRSLMGGKSAQSILQNLEERGAFQPLPAYQCV comes from the coding sequence ATGGATTTAAAATATAACATTGTCGGTTTTGATTTGCCACACACAGATTCTCATGATCGTTTGCAGAAAATATTAACAGCAGCATTACCCAATCAGAATAATTATGCTCCTTACCCACAATTAAATTATTGGAATGCTGAATTTTTCAACTTACATCAAGTCAAAAGTTTTCAAGAATCTAATATTAATGAACAATCTGCTATTTTGGAACTTGCCAACCGCAGTCTGTTAGAAGAATCATATTTCATTGAGAAAGCAGGCGTTGGCTACATGGCAAAAATGGTACTGTTAGCAGAAACAGTTGAAGAACGAATGCTTTATGGATTGTTTACGGCTGATGAAGCTACCCACCTTCACCAAATTAGCCATTTTTTACCAGAAATGGAAGTAAGTAGCATGAACGATGCGTTTTTGCGCTTACTATCAGAAGTGGTTGAAAGTACAGATAGAACAGTTTTGTTGTTTGTGCTGCAAGTCGTTTTAGAAGGATGGGGTTTAAGCCATTATCGGCGTTTAGCAAAGCAATGCCGCTATCCAGTTTTAGCAGAACTTTTTTCCAGTTTTTTACAATCTGAATCCCGTCATCACGCGACAGGAACCACCTTGTTTAATCAACTTACTGTTTCAGCATTCAGTCAAACAACAATTCTTGATGTATTGGCACAGTTTTTGTTTATGGTACAAGTGGGGCCGCAAAGCGTACTAGCAGCAGTCGAACAAGTGAAAGGACATTTGACGCGATCGCAAAAAATCCAAATTCTAGAAGAACTGAATACCGAAACCCACAGTGGAACGCGATTACAAATATTGCGATCGCTCATGGGAGGAAAATCAGCCCAGTCTATCCTGCAAAATTTAGAAGAACGCGGAGCTTTTCAACCCCTCCCCGCTTATCAATGCGTGTAA
- a CDS encoding aromatic ring-hydroxylating dioxygenase subunit alpha: MPSTNLDLNFNNPTQFLEGWYWTLPSKKLKIGQVKAITLLGRNLAIYRGVSSQVVAIDAYCPHMGAHLAEGKVEGDNIRCFFHNWKYNERGICVDIPSLEKPLPVCIKTWHTAEKYGMIWIWVGEEKPSSLPFVPELEQADCDYILGTRFVKNCHPNVLLINAIDAHHFNTVHNLPLEIIFDSQDLNPNAITFSNTTRGGDDSWLIRLIRPLYRNEVTYSMCYWYGSTGTVTLGPDFLHFYIIFALRMIEGGKTEGQTILVTPKRPGFLGWVVNRGLLWLTQQVGNYFAKGDTQVFQTIQFNLQTPTKADKSILQFIQHVNHQKALTWGKWETVNYSNIQISSTPNPEFTLIEQEKNGFKI, translated from the coding sequence ATGCCATCTACCAACCTAGACTTAAACTTTAACAATCCAACACAATTTCTAGAGGGATGGTATTGGACATTACCATCAAAAAAATTAAAAATTGGCCAGGTAAAAGCTATAACGTTGCTAGGTAGAAATCTGGCAATTTATCGGGGAGTTAGTAGTCAAGTAGTAGCTATAGATGCCTATTGTCCACACATGGGCGCACATTTAGCAGAAGGTAAGGTGGAAGGTGATAATATTCGCTGCTTTTTTCATAATTGGAAATACAATGAGCGTGGAATTTGTGTAGATATTCCTTCTCTCGAAAAACCGCTACCTGTATGTATTAAAACTTGGCACACTGCGGAAAAGTACGGCATGATTTGGATTTGGGTGGGAGAAGAAAAGCCAAGTTCGCTGCCTTTCGTACCAGAATTAGAACAGGCAGACTGTGATTATATATTGGGGACTCGGTTTGTTAAAAACTGCCATCCAAATGTCTTACTAATTAATGCGATTGATGCTCACCACTTTAATACAGTACACAATCTGCCCTTAGAGATTATATTTGATTCCCAAGACCTCAACCCCAACGCTATTACCTTCAGTAACACTACACGCGGAGGGGATGATTCCTGGTTAATTCGCCTGATTCGCCCTCTATACCGCAACGAAGTTACTTATAGTATGTGTTATTGGTATGGCAGTACTGGCACTGTGACGCTAGGGCCGGATTTCCTACACTTCTACATTATATTTGCGCTGCGAATGATAGAAGGAGGAAAAACCGAGGGACAAACAATTTTAGTGACTCCCAAACGTCCTGGATTTTTAGGATGGGTAGTAAATCGTGGTTTGCTATGGTTAACCCAGCAGGTTGGTAATTATTTTGCAAAGGGGGATACCCAGGTATTTCAAACTATTCAATTTAATTTGCAGACTCCCACTAAAGCAGATAAATCAATTTTGCAATTTATTCAGCACGTTAATCACCAAAAAGCCTTAACTTGGGGAAAGTGGGAAACTGTTAATTACTCAAATATTCAAATCTCATCAACACCTAACCCTGAGTTTACTTTAATTGAACAAGAAAAAAATGGATTTAAAATATAA
- a CDS encoding type II toxin-antitoxin system RelE/ParE family toxin: MFWISSISKCHGELLLITLRASASLCEILQQGNKTVPNLSPPMPSIGIHCHELRIRDTDKNWRIIYRIDDDAILIVEVFNKTTRTTSKNVIEVCKKRLSKYDTDQQE, from the coding sequence ATTTTCTGGATATCGTCAATATCCAAGTGTCATGGAGAACTTCTCCTAATAACTCTCCGCGCCTCTGCATCTCTGTGTGAGATACTTCAACAAGGAAACAAAACCGTTCCCAACCTTTCACCCCCTATGCCAAGTATAGGAATTCACTGTCACGAATTACGTATTCGAGATACAGATAAAAACTGGAGGATCATTTATCGAATTGATGACGATGCAATCTTGATTGTTGAAGTCTTTAATAAAACAACCAGAACAACATCCAAAAACGTAATTGAGGTTTGCAAAAAGCGTCTGAGTAAATACGATACCGATCAACAGGAGTAA
- a CDS encoding aromatic ring-hydroxylating oxygenase subunit alpha gives MQIFNNWNVIAKGWYIACPSHEIPKKTAKSVEVCGQKIAIFRGEDEQVRALDAYCPHLGTDLGIGKVDGNWIRCTFHHWAFDETGLCKNIPCQSEIPIQAKLQAYATEEKYGFIWIYPDTKAPEGVADFDELKGKEIVAQADIAFERSCHHHICMMNGIDAQHLKTIHHLDIKMDLSLHRSELGTQIDFTMRGQFPQTTWRERLIQRFLGSTYQYSMRYAHGCIGLLTMMKDVRLFPPLYMIYAYTPIAPGRTIIQPIYVTEKRKGIGGYLLSQFLLFCTRLAYYMLRDEDGKIYDNIRFTPKLLLSIDRPLAEYMEYVNQLKPSRWSKNRGVE, from the coding sequence ATGCAAATATTTAATAACTGGAATGTGATTGCTAAGGGTTGGTATATTGCCTGTCCTAGTCATGAAATACCTAAGAAAACAGCAAAATCTGTAGAAGTGTGCGGTCAAAAAATTGCTATTTTTAGAGGTGAAGATGAGCAAGTACGGGCTTTGGATGCTTACTGCCCTCATTTGGGAACAGATTTAGGAATTGGGAAGGTTGATGGTAATTGGATTCGCTGTACATTTCATCATTGGGCATTTGATGAAACAGGACTTTGTAAAAATATTCCTTGTCAGTCAGAAATTCCTATCCAAGCTAAATTACAAGCTTATGCAACAGAGGAAAAGTATGGATTTATCTGGATTTATCCAGATACTAAAGCACCGGAAGGAGTGGCTGATTTTGATGAATTGAAGGGAAAAGAAATTGTTGCACAAGCTGATATTGCATTTGAAAGAAGTTGCCATCATCATATTTGTATGATGAATGGGATTGATGCTCAACATTTAAAAACAATTCATCATTTAGATATCAAAATGGATTTATCGCTACATCGCAGCGAATTAGGGACGCAAATCGACTTTACAATGCGAGGGCAATTTCCTCAAACTACTTGGAGAGAAAGGTTAATTCAAAGATTTCTTGGTTCTACGTATCAGTATTCAATGCGTTATGCTCATGGTTGCATTGGTTTGTTAACAATGATGAAAGATGTCCGGCTTTTTCCGCCACTTTATATGATATATGCTTATACTCCAATTGCACCTGGAAGAACGATAATTCAACCGATTTATGTAACTGAAAAACGTAAAGGTATTGGGGGATATCTGCTGAGTCAGTTTTTGCTATTCTGTACTCGCTTGGCTTACTATATGCTCAGAGATGAAGATGGCAAGATTTACGACAATATTCGCTTTACTCCGAAGTTGCTCCTTAGTATTGATCGGCCATTAGCTGAATATATGGAGTATGTAAACCAGCTAAAACCGTCTCGATGGTCAAAAAATAGGGGTGTAGAATAG
- a CDS encoding XisI protein has translation MDTLDNYRRIIKEVLVPYTQIPYSYADIECKTAFDSENDSYLLITFGWDGAKRIHGCLVHIDIIDGKIWVQRDDTEDGVTYELEAAGIPKDKIVLGFHPQNVRQYTGYAIA, from the coding sequence ATGGATACCTTAGATAACTATCGACGCATTATTAAAGAGGTATTAGTACCTTATACACAAATTCCTTATTCCTACGCAGATATTGAGTGTAAAACAGCCTTTGATAGCGAAAATGATAGCTATTTGCTGATAACTTTTGGTTGGGACGGTGCTAAAAGAATTCACGGTTGCTTAGTTCATATTGACATTATCGATGGCAAAATCTGGGTACAACGGGATGATACAGAAGATGGTGTTACCTACGAATTAGAAGCTGCCGGAATTCCTAAAGATAAAATTGTCTTAGGATTTCACCCGCAAAATGTCAGGCAATATACGGGATATGCTATTGCATAA
- a CDS encoding type II toxin-antitoxin system VapC family toxin has protein sequence MQILIDTNVVLDFLQEREPFVEDAAKLFAKIDAGEIEGFIAATTITNIYYIVRKAAGAIAAQDAIAQILTDLHICAVDRGILEQAITLNFQDFEDAVQCACGITHGVDAIVTRDVSGFISAGILVIAPGELENIGSE, from the coding sequence ATGCAAATTTTAATTGATACAAATGTTGTGCTTGATTTTTTACAAGAGCGAGAACCTTTTGTAGAGGATGCGGCAAAACTGTTTGCAAAAATTGATGCTGGTGAAATCGAAGGGTTTATTGCAGCAACAACAATTACTAACATCTATTACATTGTCCGCAAAGCAGCAGGTGCGATTGCTGCTCAAGATGCGATCGCACAAATTCTCACAGATTTACATATTTGTGCAGTCGATAGAGGAATTTTGGAACAAGCGATCACACTTAATTTTCAAGATTTTGAGGATGCGGTGCAGTGTGCTTGTGGAATAACACATGGGGTTGATGCGATCGTAACTCGTGATGTGTCTGGATTTATCAGTGCGGGAATTTTAGTAATTGCACCAGGGGAGTTAGAAAATATAGGTAGTGAGTAA
- a CDS encoding GmrSD restriction endonuclease domain-containing protein: MADTYYFIKDLINDLERGRIRIPSFQRGFVWEPSRVAYFIDSIYKGFPFGSALFWRTRNPLRTERNLGPYRLLENDPEYPIDYVLDGQQRITSIFETSLTAEEGQGTDWTHLFFELNSEASVRFQYLEDFTNYDANKFFPLKYVFDSRQYRQVTRNLDETLAQEIDDLVERFTKARIPLERFESEERKYVATVFERINRQGIELDTFQLLSVWNWSEDFDLQEKFKELTEELEPFGFKEVGSDILLKCCSSVVMNSADPEDFMNLPGSAVREKFNEIRIGIFRAIDFLKDELNVFSLKLLPMENLLTVLVSFFASSQKQPPPIPEEQYKVIKKWF; this comes from the coding sequence ATGGCTGATACTTATTACTTTATTAAAGACTTGATCAATGATTTGGAGAGAGGAAGAATCAGGATTCCGTCTTTTCAAAGAGGTTTTGTTTGGGAGCCAAGTCGAGTTGCCTACTTTATAGATAGTATTTATAAAGGTTTTCCTTTTGGATCTGCATTATTTTGGAGAACTAGAAATCCTCTACGAACTGAAAGAAATCTTGGACCTTATAGACTTCTTGAAAATGATCCGGAATATCCTATAGATTATGTTCTTGATGGACAGCAAAGAATAACCTCTATTTTTGAAACCTCTCTTACTGCTGAAGAAGGTCAAGGCACTGATTGGACACATTTATTCTTTGAACTCAACAGTGAAGCATCAGTTAGATTTCAATATTTAGAAGATTTCACAAATTATGATGCCAATAAATTTTTTCCCTTAAAATACGTCTTTGATTCTCGTCAATATAGACAGGTTACTAGAAATTTAGATGAAACCTTAGCACAGGAAATAGATGATTTAGTCGAAAGATTTACAAAAGCTCGAATTCCTTTAGAAAGGTTTGAAAGCGAGGAGCGTAAGTATGTTGCAACAGTTTTTGAGAGAATCAATCGACAAGGTATTGAATTAGATACTTTCCAGCTTTTATCTGTATGGAACTGGAGCGAAGATTTTGATTTACAGGAAAAATTTAAGGAACTTACCGAAGAACTGGAACCATTTGGTTTCAAAGAAGTTGGTTCAGATATACTCCTCAAGTGTTGTTCCTCTGTAGTCATGAATAGTGCTGATCCAGAGGATTTTATGAATCTTCCTGGTAGTGCAGTAAGAGAAAAATTTAATGAAATCCGCATAGGTATATTTAGAGCTATAGATTTTTTGAAAGATGAGTTAAATGTTTTCTCACTTAAACTTTTACCGATGGAGAATCTCTTAACTGTTTTAGTATCGTTCTTTGCTTCTTCACAAAAACAGCCTCCTCCTATTCCTGAAGAACAATATAAAGTTATTAAAAAGTGGTTTTGA
- a CDS encoding transcriptional regulator: MDQAKRERLESKGWKIGTVSDFLELTSEETIFVEIKLALSQNLKKRRQKLMTQSELAAKISYSQPEKRIGYADTNPPTLHIL, encoded by the coding sequence ATGGATCAAGCTAAGAGAGAACGTTTGGAATCTAAAGGCTGGAAAATTGGCACAGTTTCAGATTTTTTAGAGTTAACATCCGAAGAAACTATCTTTGTTGAAATTAAGCTAGCTCTCAGCCAAAACTTGAAGAAGCGTCGGCAAAAATTGATGACTCAAAGTGAACTCGCTGCTAAGATTAGTTACAGCCAACCTGAAAAACGCATTGGCTACGCCGACACAAATCCGCCAACATTGCATATTCTTTAA
- a CDS encoding Mpo1-like protein, whose amino-acid sequence MNYYNPQQKFRNQINNQIQDHPFTDYWDIFILKHQHPINITLHIIGIFFFYGLLFYTCKLQNFWLLLGLPLTQLVGLTGHFLFERSHIDLQDAVFSWRASYCLGKMLFRILTGKYQDDIRQRQEILNNYLSNNYANI is encoded by the coding sequence ATGAATTATTATAATCCTCAACAAAAGTTCAGAAATCAGATTAATAATCAAATTCAGGATCATCCTTTTACAGACTATTGGGATATTTTTATTCTTAAACATCAGCATCCAATTAATATTACTCTACACATTATAGGGATATTCTTTTTTTATGGATTACTATTTTATACTTGTAAGTTGCAAAACTTTTGGTTACTTTTGGGCTTACCATTAACTCAATTGGTGGGATTAACCGGACATTTTTTATTTGAGCGTAGCCATATTGATTTACAAGATGCCGTTTTTTCTTGGCGGGCTTCTTATTGTTTGGGTAAAATGTTATTTAGAATTTTGACGGGTAAATATCAAGATGATATTCGCCAACGACAAGAAATATTAAATAATTATCTATCAAACAATTATGCAAATATTTAA
- a CDS encoding 2Fe-2S iron-sulfur cluster-binding protein yields MADFCNISFPGSHFVPITLECHQNLSEHLTIQNSPVLFGCRTGICGTCLVEVIGDIPPPQPDEQEMLETLAANHTHARLACQVELTGDVLIHRLEG; encoded by the coding sequence ATGGCTGATTTCTGTAATATATCGTTTCCGGGAAGTCATTTTGTTCCTATAACTTTGGAATGTCATCAAAATTTGTCTGAACATCTCACTATTCAGAATTCACCTGTTTTGTTTGGTTGTCGGACTGGTATTTGTGGCACTTGTTTGGTTGAGGTTATTGGTGATATTCCTCCTCCTCAACCTGATGAACAGGAAATGCTGGAGACATTAGCAGCTAATCATACTCATGCGCGGTTAGCTTGTCAGGTTGAGCTTACAGGTGATGTGCTAATTCATAGGCTGGAAGGGTGA
- a CDS encoding PIN domain-containing protein has protein sequence MYLLDTDILIDIQRGHTPAIAWFASLPEVPSIPGFVVMELIQNAQNTQRVLNTLKLVAPLTVIWPSETDCALALSNFTSYHLSDNLGLLDALIAACAVGTGATLCTFNIKHYRVIPDLITAQPYTR, from the coding sequence ATGTACTTATTGGATACAGACATTCTGATTGATATTCAGCGTGGCCACACTCCTGCAATTGCTTGGTTTGCCAGCCTTCCAGAAGTACCGAGCATTCCTGGCTTTGTTGTTATGGAACTCATCCAAAATGCTCAAAATACTCAACGAGTCCTCAATACTCTCAAGCTCGTTGCTCCCTTAACGGTGATTTGGCCTAGTGAAACTGATTGTGCGCTTGCTCTATCAAATTTCACCAGCTATCACCTATCAGATAATTTAGGCTTACTTGATGCTTTGATTGCTGCTTGCGCTGTTGGCACAGGAGCTACACTATGTACTTTCAACATCAAACATTACAGGGTTATACCTGACCTTATTACAGCACAACCTTATACACGCTGA
- a CDS encoding P-aminobenzoate N-oxygenase AurF: MEKTIHRKLQINHTRNKQQDHTALMDEAVTNFRYEDCQNECWNPEEFSLLYGTPLWEQSSQHQRVILNQLYWVAYYSQIVSAEIATIFFNQTSAAGLYAQEDFRLICDTLDLESSQERSHINAFRTIAKQVEQALFGELIFTYPMRGPFTETMVYADTNALKSWWKKIQLQYFGLISANNTFLACQYFTVRGVRTLNGKLVQHKLSNYYQKHPHPEAAPIPAKVSYYHFMDESFHFNSSTIISHDVVTCLKPPTAFERLVANLGLWGCQRDHFHFSSAINGIFWYDPALYSKIYQVLRSPIFEMSDRDAKEMMRRCFTEESEGLQRSFSTHQEAMKSYQVYVEKLDYLWQRNQDMSLMATNSISRYLATQQKAFQGFEHQEDLFLAHAETQRHREEWESVV, from the coding sequence ATGGAAAAAACTATTCATCGCAAATTACAAATTAATCACACCCGCAACAAACAGCAAGACCATACTGCTTTAATGGATGAAGCAGTTACCAATTTTCGCTATGAAGATTGTCAAAACGAGTGTTGGAACCCAGAGGAGTTTTCCCTGCTATATGGTACACCTTTATGGGAACAGTCCAGCCAACATCAGCGTGTAATTTTGAACCAACTTTACTGGGTAGCTTATTACTCACAAATTGTTTCTGCTGAAATTGCCACTATCTTTTTCAATCAAACCAGTGCAGCCGGACTTTACGCTCAAGAAGATTTTCGCTTAATCTGCGATACATTAGATTTGGAGTCCTCCCAAGAGCGATCGCACATTAACGCCTTCCGCACAATTGCCAAACAGGTTGAACAAGCGTTATTTGGGGAACTGATCTTTACCTACCCCATGCGCGGCCCCTTTACAGAAACGATGGTTTATGCTGACACCAATGCCCTAAAAAGTTGGTGGAAAAAAATTCAACTTCAATACTTTGGGCTGATTTCTGCAAATAATACTTTTTTGGCTTGTCAGTATTTCACAGTTCGGGGAGTGCGGACACTAAACGGTAAATTAGTACAGCACAAACTCAGCAATTATTATCAAAAACATCCTCATCCTGAAGCGGCTCCCATTCCGGCTAAAGTCTCTTATTATCACTTTATGGATGAAAGCTTTCACTTCAATAGTTCGACTATTATATCTCACGATGTTGTCACTTGTCTTAAGCCACCGACTGCTTTTGAGCGACTGGTGGCTAATTTAGGATTGTGGGGATGTCAGCGCGATCACTTTCATTTTTCATCTGCAATTAACGGGATTTTCTGGTACGATCCGGCGCTGTATAGTAAGATTTATCAAGTGTTGCGATCGCCCATTTTTGAGATGAGTGACAGGGATGCTAAAGAAATGATGCGGCGTTGTTTTACAGAGGAGTCGGAAGGATTGCAGCGCAGTTTTTCAACTCATCAGGAAGCGATGAAATCTTATCAAGTGTATGTTGAGAAACTCGATTATCTTTGGCAACGTAATCAAGATATGTCGCTGATGGCTACTAATTCGATTTCTCGATATTTGGCGACTCAACAAAAGGCTTTTCAAGGTTTTGAACACCAAGAGGATTTGTTTTTAGCTCACGCAGAGACGCAGAGGCACAGAGAAGAATGGGAGAGTGTTGTTTAG
- a CDS encoding amidohydrolase family protein: protein MVDASGLWVTPGFIDIHTHYDLELEIAPGLSESVRHGVTSVVIGNCSLSVAIAQPQILADIFQRVETLSHRLIAKWLQQSVSWQTPAEYLQHLQQLPLGPNVAPMFGHSALRAHVMGLERSLTVQPTKFELKVMQRIATDALDAGFIGISIDMFPWHRMSGEWQGCTIPSQHAKFKEYAMLADLCRRSQCVFQVGCN from the coding sequence GTGGTTGATGCTTCTGGTTTATGGGTGACACCTGGATTTATAGATATTCATACTCATTACGATTTAGAGTTAGAAATTGCACCAGGATTGAGCGAATCAGTGCGTCATGGTGTTACCAGCGTGGTCATTGGTAACTGTAGCTTGTCTGTTGCGATCGCACAACCCCAAATTCTGGCTGATATTTTTCAAAGGGTAGAGACACTTTCGCATCGGCTGATTGCAAAATGGCTACAACAGTCGGTTTCCTGGCAGACACCAGCAGAATATTTACAGCATTTGCAACAGTTACCCCTTGGTCCCAATGTTGCCCCAATGTTTGGACACAGTGCCTTACGCGCTCATGTGATGGGATTAGAACGCAGTTTAACGGTTCAGCCGACAAAATTTGAACTAAAAGTGATGCAGCGCATAGCCACAGATGCTTTAGACGCTGGCTTTATTGGTATTTCTATTGATATGTTTCCTTGGCATCGGATGAGTGGAGAATGGCAAGGCTGTACAATTCCCTCTCAACACGCCAAATTTAAAGAATATGCAATGTTGGCGGATTTGTGTCGGCGTAGCCAATGCGTTTTTCAGGTTGGCTGTAACTAA